The genomic interval TGAAAAGGAAACCGGAATCAAGGTTGAAGTAACTTTTTCTAACAATGAAGAAATGATCGCTAAATTGCGTGCTACCCGCGGAGCAGGATTCGACCTGGCTCAGCCTTCTCAGGACCGTATTTCTTCTGTTCAGGAAAAATATAAAATTTATAAGGCTCTGGACTATTCAAAGATCAAATCCGATCTCTTCATTCCTTCCATGCTTGCAGCTGTGAAAAAGAATACCTTGGTCAAAGGAAAATCCTTTGCAGTGCCCTTTTGCTGGGGAACATCCGGCCTTATTGTAAACAGTGACAAGGCTCCTGAAGCTGATTCATGGAAAGCTCTGCTGGACTCTAAGTACGCAGGACGTGTTAGCTACCGTCTTAAAAGACCTATCTTGATTGCAACCGCGTTTGCCCTCGGTTATGACCCCTTTGCGCTTTACAGTGATATTCCTGCTTACAAAGCAATGCTCGACAAAGTCGCCGATGCTTTAATCAAAGCTAAGCCTGTCGTTAAAAATTACTGGGCTAACGGCGACTCTTTGCTTGAGTCCATGCGTTCGGAAGAAGTCTTTGTTGCAATGGCTTGGGATGCAGGCGGATGGAAACTGCACGGCGACAACAAAGCAATCGATTTTAAAGCACCTAAAGAAGGAGCGCTCGGCTGGATTGATACTTTTGCAATCCCTGCCAAAGCGGAAAATATTGATGCCGCATACAAATGGATCAATTTCGTAATGAAACCTGAGAATGCAGGTTATTTCTCTTCACAGGAAAAATACGCTACTGCATCCAAAGATGCTCTCAAGTTCACCGATGCTGCTGTAGCAGCTAATTTTGCACGTTCTTTCCCTCAGGAAACCATTGATAACATTAAATGGTATCCTCCGGTTCCTGCTAAACTTGAAAGTCTTGAAGGCAAGATTCTTGATAAAGTTAAAGCCGCAAACTAGTGTTAATTAGCACATTATAAACAAAATGGCGGGGGTCTTAACCGGATTTCCCGCCATATTCATTAAAATAAGAAGATATATATGCCTAATGACCTTTCAGTTCATAATATATTAAAGAAGTTCGACAAGTTTACAGCTGTCGATAATGTCAGTTTCGACGTTCCCGAGGGATCATTTTTTTCTATTCTGGGTCCGTCCGGTTGTGGCAAGACCACGCTTCTGCGCATGATTGCAGGGTTTGAAGAGCCCACTTCCGGTATACTTGAGATCCGCGGTAAAAATATGCTCGGCGTTCCTCCAAACCGTCGTCCTGTTAATCTGGTTTTTCAGCACCTAGCTTTGTTTCCTATGATGGATGTTGCTGAGAACATTGCATTCGGTCTTAAACGCCGCGGAGTCAGTGGATCTGAAATTAAAAAGAAAACAGAGGCCATGCTAGAAAGGGTAGGACTTCCGGGATACGGCATAAAACAAGTCAATCAACTTTCCGGTGGGCAGAAACAGCGCGTAGCAATTGCCCGTTGTCTTGTACTGGAGCCTTCTGTTCTTTTGCTTGATGAACCGCTCGGCGCACTTGATCTCAAGTTACGCGAACAGATGAAGGTTGAGCTTAAAAAGCTTCAGGCCAAGGTCGGGACCACCTTCATATATATCACTCACGATCAGTCCGAAGCTCTTGTTATGTCCGATAAGGTTGCTGTAATGAACCGCGGGCGGTTTGAGCAGGTTGATACTCCCCAAAATCTTTACGGTAATCCGGCA from Desulfovibrio gilichinskyi carries:
- a CDS encoding extracellular solute-binding protein, producing MKKILVLVLMAMFAFAGAAHAETLKLLTWKGYAPQKLIDTFEKETGIKVEVTFSNNEEMIAKLRATRGAGFDLAQPSQDRISSVQEKYKIYKALDYSKIKSDLFIPSMLAAVKKNTLVKGKSFAVPFCWGTSGLIVNSDKAPEADSWKALLDSKYAGRVSYRLKRPILIATAFALGYDPFALYSDIPAYKAMLDKVADALIKAKPVVKNYWANGDSLLESMRSEEVFVAMAWDAGGWKLHGDNKAIDFKAPKEGALGWIDTFAIPAKAENIDAAYKWINFVMKPENAGYFSSQEKYATASKDALKFTDAAVAANFARSFPQETIDNIKWYPPVPAKLESLEGKILDKVKAAN
- a CDS encoding ABC transporter ATP-binding protein is translated as MPNDLSVHNILKKFDKFTAVDNVSFDVPEGSFFSILGPSGCGKTTLLRMIAGFEEPTSGILEIRGKNMLGVPPNRRPVNLVFQHLALFPMMDVAENIAFGLKRRGVSGSEIKKKTEAMLERVGLPGYGIKQVNQLSGGQKQRVAIARCLVLEPSVLLLDEPLGALDLKLREQMKVELKKLQAKVGTTFIYITHDQSEALVMSDKVAVMNRGRFEQVDTPQNLYGNPATPFVAQFVGDNNKWRGKVTQSNSDEVLLETDEGYSFRTKANSSCPAGSTVDLFLRPEAMRIEPQQTEGLNVFDVTVKAILFDGANSRLLTVTKEDHELVVTLPQNRKFDHIVAGDAISVGWHPDSGICFEAEG